The Monomorium pharaonis isolate MP-MQ-018 chromosome 5, ASM1337386v2, whole genome shotgun sequence genome includes a window with the following:
- the LOC105831014 gene encoding mediator of RNA polymerase II transcription subunit 4 has protein sequence MASSRSTREVLLSLVDDIELIAKEMIENTIAQKPSKLSSIEHAQLTELLVAKDNELKAILKRAAEQAKINLKMEALKAEVERQDQDIQQLQRQLKEAEQILATAIYQAKQKLLSIARANKRPVPSEELIKYAHRISATNAICAPLTWQQGDPRRPYPTDIEMRLGYLGRLSDLPLNGQLLGSHPGIPSDLHRAGHPAGEPPVSQSNQFAWHPSGEIHMSVSGQGSVAVNTHKQETEDVEVMSTDSSSSSSSDSQ, from the exons ATGGCATCGAGTAGAAGTACGAGAGAAGTTCTGTTGTCACTAGTGGATGATATTGAATTAATAGCAAA agagatGATAGAGAACACAATTGCTCAGAAGCCTTCAAAGCTTTCGAGCATAGAACATGCTCAGTTAACTGAATTGTTGGTTGCCAAGGATAATGAATTGAAAGCGATACTGAAACGAGCTGCCGAGCAGGCTAAGATCAATCTAAAGATGGAGGCATTGAAAGCCGAAGTAGAAAGGCAAGACCAGGATATTCAGCAGCTGCAGCGACAGTTGAAGGAGGCAGAGCAAATCTTAGCTACTGCGATTTATCAGGCAAAGCAGAAATTACTATCTATCGCACGTGCCAATAAAAGGCCAGTTCCTTCAGAAGAGCTTATCAAGTATGCACATAGAATAAGCGCAACTAATGCAATTTGCGCGCCTTTAACATGGCAGCAGGGAGATCCCAGGAGGCCGTATCCCACAGATATTGAGATGAGACTAGGATACCTAGGACGATTGAGTGATCTACCTTTAAACGGACAGTTGCTTGGCTCTCATCCAGGTATACCATCCGATCTACATAGGGCAGGACATCCTGCTGGAG AACCACCTGTTTCACAATCAAACCAATTTGCTTGGCATCCATCGGGAGAGATTCATATGTCGGTTAGCGGACAGGGCAGCGTAGCTGTAAATACACATAAACAGGAAACGGAAGATGTCGAAGTTATGTCCACGGACTCTTCGAGTAGCTCATCTAGCGATTCTCagtag
- the LOC105831011 gene encoding SAC3 domain-containing protein 1 — protein sequence MTTSVEFIVGRCLSMCPEKERWMREREGLLHKYEIDEGTKHTKKPKADPAKTIKCFSRSAAGQVMTDPDLLRPPRVLLSTVRYLFTKIITRTDLDWASIYDFVFDRLRSVRQDAVIQRVDATTNILLLEPVVRFHIYAAQRLCERNISEFDAKINSKHLLECIKQLLVLYDEQSCENATGNTKVHKDPERLTLNDNRSEMEAIYILLHIGDREALRRALALPPNLKKSSAVQLATKISLSWYLRNYVCVHRLVKQLPPILGCAFFCNLQSFRRNVLQIMSSGYNSKVLMFPGLKIQELLFYKDVNKVEADCKLFGLTFTNENILFQKSQFNEQVLLANPEMHYTSATLHKYMPKILLDCTSNDKY from the exons ATGACGACGTCTGTCGAGTTCATAGTTGGAAGATGTCTTTCTATGTGTCCGGAGAAGGAGCGATGGAT GAGGGAGAGGGAAGGTCTGTtgcataaatatgaaattgacGAAGGAACAAAACACACGAAGAAACCCAAGGCTGATCCGgcaaaaactattaaatgcTTCAGTCGTTCTGCTGCTGGACAAGTTATGACAGATCCAGACTTGTTGCGTCCACCACGTGTATTATTATCCACGGTCCGATACTTGTTCACCAA aatAATCACAAGAACGGATTTAGATTGGGCATCAATATATGATTTTGTATTCGACCGATTGAGATCAGTACGACAGGACGCTGTGATACAAAGAGTTGACGCCACCACAAATATTCTCCTTTTGGAGCCAGTTGTTCGATTTCATATATACGCTGCACAAAG GCTGTGTGAAAGAAACATTTCGGAATTTGATGCAAAGATAAATAGCAAACATTTACTGGAATGTATTAAACAACTACTCGTATTGTATGATGAACAAAGTTGTGAAAATGCAACAGGTAATACAAAAGTACATAAAGATCCTGAAAGACTGACATTAAATGATAATCGGTCAGAGATGGAAGCTATTTATATTCTTCTTCATATTGGAGATCGCGAGGCCTTAAGAAGAGCTCTTGCACTTCCACCCAATTTGAA AAAATCGTCAGCAGTTCAGTTAGCTACAAAAATATCACTTTCTTGGTATTTAAGAAACTATGTTTGTGTACATCGTCTGGTTAAACAGTTACCTCCAATCCTAggttgtgcatttttttgtaatttgcaGAGTTTCAGAAG aaatgttcTGCAAATTATGAGTTCTGGTTATAATAGTAAAGTGTTGATGTTCCCTGGATTGAAAATACAGGAACTTTTATTCTACAAAGATGTAAATAAAGTTGAAGCGGATTGCAAGTTATTTGGTTTGACTTTTACTAatgaaaatatcttatttcaaaaatcaCAGTTCAATGAACAAGTTTTGCTG GCCAATCCTGAAATGCATTATACTTCTGCTACATTACACAAGTACATGCCAAAAATTCTTTTGGATTGTACCtctaatgataaatattaa